The window AAGACTAGAAAATGAGGACATCGAACATAGAGGGAAGATGAAATGACATGAGTTGCAACAATTTATCACCTGCAAAGGTTGGAGAGTCATTGTCTCCTTCAGCTATGTGCTCCAAGAATAGTTTAGCATATCTGAAATGAAAAATACAGAACACAAATAAATTCTTCGCATATATGCACAACACAATACACACAACTATTCAAGCAAGCATGAAAGTCATTTGGAATATACTTGTTGAAATCCCACATCGGCCGTCTCTctgagaaaagaagagtttaaatgtTCTAACCCAACTCCAACTAATACCAAGGCCTtttgataaaaccccacacctgttggactgtgcaggtggtaattaataagttggggacaatatagGTGTCGTTGGAAGTGGGCCCTTTGGCCCGTCTCTATGATAATTTGACAATGCTTGTGATAAGTTGTGATGAATATGACACCTCAGGTATATATGTTGACAACCTTGAAAGATCAAGCATCCATTTACACCATTACCTTATAAATAATGATCAAGATGACAGCTCATTTTATCAACTTATGTagtcttttgagtttttaatgGCATATCAACTTTTAGTGCTACTGAGAGAACAGAAATCTGTACATCATTCTAGCTACACAAATATGGATTACATCCAAACGCCTAGTACTTATCCCTAATTCGCACTATATTTCATTAATGtgtttcaaatattttaaaaatactgcTTCccaaattaactaaattaaaaaattaaaaaaaacaggTGCATCACATTGTCACCCCTGACatctacaaaaatatataattcaactGAATCAATGGACTCCAAAAACAGCATGTCAATAATCTAACAATCCTGAAAAGCATGTGGACAAAGGAGGAAAGAAGATAAAGACAATACCAGATTAAGGAATTAACTCAAAAATCAAAACGGATGCAAATATGGAGACATTACCTATCTATTTCTTCAAACGTCTTCTTCATGCGTGCTGTAAATTCTTTCCAGTCATAATCCCCAACTCCGAACCTGCACATTCCAGAGAATCGTGTCACCAAAAAGAAAACGCCCTACTCAAAGACACATACAAGACAATTTAACATGTAGAAGCACACTCACAAGAACATAAACCCCTAACCCCAAATATGCAATACATTCCAGACATCCTTGTCAGAATAGAGTTACACAAAACACAATTTGAAATGTAGAAACACCCACTTTCACCAGGCATGCGCATCTATGTACATACACATGCTGTAGCACATATTTGTTCGAGCTTTAATGGGCCAACATAATAATAACTGCTGGACAAGAAAACTACAAATTTTAAGAAACTACCTCATCATTATTTGTACAAACAGTGCTCTCTGACTTTGATTGAAACCCAAAACTTTGAATgatcttccttctccttccatCAAGGGAGGGGGCTCTGTGCTTTCCActgcaaaataaattaaataattcttTTCAAAAGTGTCATTTCAAAGTGTCATTTCAAAGTGTCAGTTTGATAACCAAGAGATAGCAACTAGTTGTTAATTTGTTATCAACTTATTGATACAGTACTGGGAACATACCACGACTTCTCTTTCTGTTAGGCGGCCTCTTCCCCCCAGAAGCAGTTCCGGAGGATGATGTTTCACCATCCATCACTTCAGCTTCATAGTTATCATCCTCGCCGTCAGAACTCACATCTTCCAAACCAGCAAGATCGTCATCATCAACAGATACCatctgaaaattttccaaaagcTCAAGATGTCTAATGGCATCTGTTACCATAGATCTCTAATAACACGGTTTCATCCCATACAAACCAAATTaagaattttggattttttttcctaaaaagtTAACACACAGGATAAAATTCCTCCAGTCTTCAAAGAACATGGCCACAAGACGCATGCACATTCAACCATACCTTAGATCTGAAAGCCAACGACTTCATCCGCATCTTTCTGGGCTAAACCCGTAAATGGAGGGGGGaggggagaaaagagagagagagagagagagagagggagggagagagagggagagagagggtgggGGGAATAAATACTTGAACGAATATTTTTCGCTCTTGAATAGCATGGTAAGTGGTTGGTGGGTTTACTTTATCGTTTGtctcttatctttttttttttaattgggaaATTAGCTATTCGAATGATTCTACGACAACCTAGTGCTGAACTAACCAATCTCAAACTAATGATGGGTCTATTAAGGGTGATATAATGGATCTATAAGGGTGTCTGATCGCTTTGCCAATCGcccttttaaattgtttttaaggTAAAACGGAAGTTGTGTAAAACCACTTGTACAGTATAACAAACGAGTCCTAACCAAATAATAAGGCTCTGCCTGTCATGGGGAATGGTAAGGCATCAATTCATTGATCAAAGGGGTAAATGATAAAATTATGCTAGCGCAATTTTAGTGCCATACCTGCTTACGACTTCGCTTTCCTTTTCCCAAAGCATTAAATTCTTCAACTTTATGCATTTCATATTTGTCTTTTAGTAACTCTTCCCAGTAATTTGTTCTTTCAGAACTGCTCGCAATAGGTCGACTGTCCATGGCAGCCTTTTGTGGTTCCTCCTCTGCTACAGTCTCTGCTTCATcaatatattcaaaatttgCAACCTACAACACATGATGCTAGTTTAATTTCCTTACAAAATATCCCCATGAATCACAAGTCAGAAACATGAGATGAGACAGTAGTAGATCATGTGGAGCAAGACTGCCTAGTACTAGAAATTGTGACCCTGCATGATAAGACCGGATGGAAATAAAATCCCAACCTAAGTTACAGGTTCCACAAACAGAGACTTTGACTTCAATAATATAAAGATGAATATCACACCAGCAAGGCTGCACCACTGGTGCTTGAACCCCCTTTCTGAAGAAGGTATTATTCAATGAGGAGAAAGAGGAAAAAGGGATATATAAAGTAAACTCTTAATTTCCCTTGGTCTCTGAAatatatgaataaaaaaattttggggtcataaattctccaaaacaaaattgaatttaatCTCTTACATTTCATGTGTCTTCATATTTAAGCAGGTGTTTAATTAACAAGATTTATCAAGTTAATGTAATTACGGGGCTACAAGGATAGCAATTCATGTGATGCAACAAAGAAATAAGTTAAAGAACGAAGACAATTTAAAAGAGAGGGAGTGTTACAAAATAAGAGAACCTTTATCCTTGGTTCCAATTGTTCCAACAACTGAATCATTCCAATCAACCACTAAGTTTGTGATTTCAATAATCCATAACCAATATCCATGCACAAATGATTTGTAAAGGAATTTAGAAACATCCCTAGGCAAGGTTAAAATTAGAACTACAAAAATTATACAAACATTTTGCCTTGTTAAAATCAACCTAAATGTGACAACTCTAAAATACAACCATATAGAATCAATCAGCAAGTGTGTGCTACAAAATATGTCCAACTCCCTAAATTACTTTAGTGTTATTGTGCTACCGTGCACTAGTCGAAGCTCATCCGGAACAAGTGAGCACTACatcaaagtaaaaacaattggTACCCAATAGACTACCATGCTTAAAACATTGCAGCATTTCTAACATAGTCAAATGCCTGTGTGCTACGACCCACATGTTGCCAACAGAACAAAGGCCCAGGGCatcaataaaaatttataaaactgtAACTACCAAACAACATCAAGTATGGTGGTGAAGCAATTAAGCCTGTAAAGCACCACCAGCATCATATGCATTTGAAATATAACCATAAGGACCATTACTATGTATGTTGTAGAAGTAGAATATAACCTTGAAGGCCTTTAAAaatccatcttcatcttcatcatccaaCAAAGCCTCATCATCCCCAGCTTGATCACGATCCAGTAGTCTACCAGCAAAGAAATAGAACAAACAAGAATTTTGAGAACATATACTGAAATGCCGTCATTTCACTGAAACAAAGTGAGCTATAAATTTACCTATCTATTGCAGCGTCATCATAATGAATTTGACGGGATTTTCCTGCTTCATCATTTTCGTCAGCAAATAACTCCTTCGATCCATACCTTATGATGTCATCTAACTCTTCCTAACATAAATTCCAAATCAGTTGAAACTTTGATTACATTTTCAAGGTACATAGTGTCGTTACACCTCTAAGTGCAGTTATCTGAACTTACATTCAACTTCTATTAAAGAAACTCTAAAAAGCACAGCTCCATAAGAAAAGTGACAAACATCAaaaagttcattcaattgacaAAACGTTACACATAAATGCTTCACTTTTCCTTTCAAATAAGTATGACGGCCTATTTTTTGGTTAAGTAACATTTTGATCCCTGCGTTTGCTCATACTTTTTTTTGTCACCAATTTGGTCCTTGTGTTTTAACTTTATCCCAAAACAATCTCGGTCTGCTTTCATGTCCTCTGTGTGTGCTATGTGCGGACATCAATGCCCAAATTAGACAGAAAGGACCAAAATGGTtaacaaactaaataatatgcaAATTGAAAACACAGGAACCAAACtgaaatttcataaatttcctatgatttttttttttcagacttTCAACTTGGTCCTTGTGTTGTCAATCATATGCAATGTGTATTAGCTTCCTACATTCTAACCACAAAGCATCTTTTCCACCAGATTTATCCaggatacaaaattgcaaataaTATGTGTAAAGATGCAATGATCCATGGTTATGAAACCCATTTCACTCTGTTTGCTAGTTCAGCCTGTTTCTCTCATTCAACCCCAAGAGACAAGTTTTCAAGATTCAAAGTTGTTCCCTGCAAATATACTTGAGCTTTTTTAGCTTAAAAAATCCTAATTTCATAATCACCCAACTacacattttgttttctttgcatgcagaaaaaaaaaaaaaaaaaacatataaattaaGCATGAAAACTAAATTTAGTCGGCCACTAGACTCACAATGACCCAAATGTCCAAGACATTTGCATACCTGGTTAATCTCTTGTTTCTTTAACCTTCCAACAACCAAATGCTCCAATACCATTTTCTTCTTTGTCATTTCCATCATCCGTTCTTCAATGCTTCCTCGGGTCACTAGCCTATAAATCATTACCTGCAACCCCAAAACCACTATGCAGTTTAAGAGACGGTAACCAAACAACCAGATATCAATGAAGAATTATTTTCAACCTTGTTAGTTTGTCCAAGTCGATGAGCTCTTGCCATAGCTTGTAGATCAGCATGTGGATTCCAATCACTGCAGACCAAAAGCAAATTTCTTGAAGAAAGTTCCACGACACTACGTATTTAATTATTGCAAGAATGTAAACTAAGAACCAATGTACCTATCATATATGATCACTGTGTCTGCAGTTGCAAGGTTTATTCCTAAGCCCCCAGCTCGAGTAGatagcaaaaaacaaaatctggaAGAGCTTTTGGCATTAAATCGATCTATTCTTATTTGTCTCTCAGCTCCACCAACTTTTCCATCTATTCGTTCGTACTGCCATTTCTgaccaaaaaaattgacaattttACAATATCAACTGGTTCATTCTGCAAACTAGAGTCCAACATCAAAGAATGTCGACAAACAACAAAATAGCAACGATTGAATACTTTGAAAGTACAATAGTCTTCTAGCAAATCAAGCATGTGCTGAAACTGTGAATATATGAGAACTCTATGCCCTTGCTCCCTTAGTTTCACCATCATTTTGTCTAACAATTGCAATTTCCCAGAAGTTTCCAACAGCTGTCTGTCAAATAGTAGAAGAAAAGTAGAATCAGCTATCTCGGAAACTCAAAGAACAATACCTCAGGTTTATAGGTTTACAGCTTACTTTAAAGGTATAGATCAAGAAAATGCAGACTCTTTTTTAACACAAGCACAAGGCATAAATAATCTATCCCGGCCTTATGAACTTAAGCACCCAAATGAGTCACCAATGCTATACAAGAAACCAGTAACCCAAATAGACAGCATTAAAGATGatatcaacaaacaagaaagaAATAGTATTACTTGAAAGCTTCATTTGGATCTGCGATGACTGGTTCAACTCCCTCTAACATAAACGGATGACAACAAAGCTTGCGCAATTCCATAACCACATTGATAAGAGATATCTGGTATAAAACCAAATTATTGTCAAGCTGGAATAGaaggaaaataataataattaatttcactGGGAACTTAGTCTTACCTGCGCACCACCTCGACGAGTTAGTATCTGGTAGTTACGGGTCAGAATTGCTTTGTAATACTCTTTCTGTTTGCTGCTTAAATCAACACGTAATATCAGTTCCTTTTTAGGAGGTAGTTCCTTCATCACATCCTTTTTCACTCCTGCACCAATTACCAATTGCACACAATTCACCTAACTTTTCAATTTATAATGGTCAAtgcaaactaaaagaaaaactcaCAGTAAAATCCAAATTATCCTTAATGAATTAATCATCTGggtaaaacaaacacacaagcAAAAACAAGAATAAATAGCAATGCAAGCGTAATGTAATACGTCTCTAAGAGATATTTAAATGGTATTAATAATCCAAAACTTAAAAGAATTTAAGATTTATACTTCTTAGAAGATGGGGAGCCAACATTCTATGAAGCCGAGAAATTTGTTCCTCTTGATTTATATCCTTAAACTCTTCCTGGAACTCTTCCAAACTTCCGAACTGCAAGTATTTATGCGTCAACTCAAATAATAAGACAAGTTTGTTTTCAACTAGCTAGATTCAATACCTTAAAGTTGATATGGTACTAACCTTCCCAGCATCAAGGAAATGCATAAGCATAAAGAGCTCATCCAGATTGTTCTGAAATTTTATCACATGTCAGCAAAATGATAAGTTGATGACAGACAAAAAAGACAATTTGAATATTATTTGTGATACCCAAAGTCCCATAAGGGACAAGAACGCTataaaccaataaaaaagaCAACTTGACTATTATTTGCGATATCCGGGGACCCATAACGAAAGAGAGCAATACAAAAccgacaaaaaaattaaatcagatATCACAGGGAGGGAACTGTAAAACACAACTAAAATGGGTCAATTTTGCAAGGATAGATGtaacacaaaacaatctcaTAACAAACCTGGAGGGGAGTTCCGGTCAGAAGCACACGATGATTAGTCGAATACTGCTGTAATGATGAGAATAATTTTGAATCCTTATTTTTCAGACGATGACCTTCGTCAACAATCTGCATATGGAGGTCAGCATTAGGCAGATATCAGACATTGAGGACCAATAATGTGTACATTGATTTGAGCCAGTGAATGTTACCATGCACTCCCACTTTATCGGTTTCAGTGATGTTGAGTCTAAGTTGATCATCTCGTAAGATGTCAAGAGAACATCAAATTTGATCCTATCTTGCTTGCTTTCACTAACAATTTGACcagatttctttttcttcatcttcttgtgATTTTTGGGGAAGTAAAATTCATATTCCCGTATGACAGCACGCGCTTGGGAAGAGCCAACATACATAACCTGAACTAAGTGAATTTCTAATCAGAACcacacttacaaataaagataaAGAAGACAGGTGTTTAATTTACATACCACATTCATTTGAGGTGCCCATGTTGCAAATTCCCGTTCCCAATTTCTCAAGGTTGAAAGTGGAGCCACAACTAGATGTGGAGAGACTTTCTCTTCAAAAAGTGATGCTAAAAAAGCAATACTCTGTATAGTTTTGCCTACAACCACATAAAAATTCGAACTGTTGGTAAAGTCCAGCTATCtagaagaaaaggaaataaaatttcAAGGATAAGCAAAGACTGACCAAGTCCCATCTCAtctgcaagtataacatgtgtttGTTTGGACCAGGAGAAACGTAAGAAGTTCAACCCTTCAAGCTGATAAGGATGTAGAGTGCCTTTAAttgcacaaaaaattaaatgatcAAACTAAATAACACAGGAAGAGACATGCATGCCAGACTGCAGAAATAACATATCAGAGAAAATAATGTACCTCCAGAAAGAAAATCAGGACTGCCTTCATACTGTTGAAACTCTTTCTGCTTATTTTTTGATTCCATGGCATCTCTAAGACTGCTCTTTTGCTTACTAGACAAAACTTTATGAGACCTAGACTGAATTCTGTTGAATCTCCCTATTTCCGGCTGAAACGCAGCTATGTCCGATTCAGATTCCCAATAGCACTCATCATAAGGAAGTTCTTTCCACTTTACTAAATATTCTTTCTCATCATCTTCCCTGAAGCATTCAACAAGTATTACCACAGACTCATTAGAAACTCAATGACATATATTAACTGAAGCTTGCAGTTTTCTGTTTAAACAGTGATTCATCTTATACTTAACGTAGCACGCTTGAGGTTCTATCTTAAAACCTTCTtatataaattcaaatttcagaTAGACTAAAGATTACACACCATATTCGATCAACAGCAGTACcatatgatttttgttttgcatttttAAAACCTTCTtatataaattcaaatttcagaTAGACTAAAGATTACACAACATATTCAATCAACAGTAGTaccatataaatttttttttttttttttttttgtatttcaagaaaaaaatacaaaacacaaatcatatGGTACTAAGTAATTACAAGGGAAGTTTAAAATGGGTATACCTGCAGGCCAGAATTCGATCAACAGTAGTCCATTCAGGTCGAATAGCAACAAAATCATCCTCAGAGTTATTACTTGATTCCATTTGACGATGGAAATTATTTACTTTTGTCTTCAAACGTGGATGGGCTTTGAAAGCTTTCACGAACTCCTTCTCTGGAACCCTGAACAAAAATACATGTAGTACGGTAAACAGGGATGATGAAGATGTAGTAAACTGAAACTCTCAAATTGACAAAATATCGAAAAAGTTAAGTAAATGAAGTTTACTGCTAAAAAGGTGATACAACTTGCTAAATAAGTACAACTAGAAAGTACTAGGGCAGGTTTCCAGAGTCGAACAACTCTACTGTAACCCGTTATGCCTAACAGGAGTTCAAACAAACAGATTTAGCTGGTACAGATAAACATAATAAGCTGAAACCATTACCATGTACAATGCAAATAGGATAGTCCCTTCCACTTCACAAGATACTGTTTTACAAAAATTTGCTTCGAGCCCAGCGTTGAGGCATCACTATCACCAGCTACAGTAGGGCGCATTTCACAGTCCAAAATCTTATCAATATCATTTAATGGGCTTACCtgcaaaaaaataagaaaaaaaaatctcagcTATCACCAAACCCTACGATCTGTAACTAGTTTATTTACAAAACTGACTTTAGAAAGAAACCATACACATTCAGGGCATCTCCAGTTGCCAGGGGGAGGTGATCTCAGTGGTGGAAGTAAACATTTAGAATGGTAAGCATAACTACATGTTTCACAGCCCAGAAGATTCCCAGTTCCGCCACAGGCTTGACATGAATTCTCTTTCTATTTGTCCcccacccccaaaaaaaaaaaaaaaaaaaaaaatgtaagccaaggattttctataaaaaaaaatttaaatggaaAGGAAGCATGAGACAGAAAACTATAATAACATATCAGAAAGTAATATTTCATTTCAAATCTCTAAAGTATAACTTCCATCATTTTCCTATGATATTAAGTTCAAAATTCATCAAGCAAGGACTGCAATGTTATGAACAAATTATATTTCACACATAATATAAGAATTTTGCTCTACCCAGTCGATGTTGTGCAGTAATAGAGAGAATTTTTCTTTCAAGAACGGCAAAGAAACAATACGGAGTTCATTTAGGATGATAAGTTTCTTCTAAATCTTTTTTCCATTTTGGGTGTCAAGAATGCTATTAGTGACGTGCGAACACTCTGAGACATTATCCAAATACCGAGTTTCTGTTTTCTAGAGCATTCAAAAATCCAGAACATAGCACTACTGACTAAAAACGTCAGTTCttttattttcccagaaaatcctTCATTAATTCATTGGTAAAATGTATTTTAAGAAAACGAATGCTGAAATATCTGTGTGAATATGGGACTCTTGATGCATAATTACTCCAGTTATTTTTTGTAATTCGCTATTCAGCATCATGCATAATGATGAATGATAAAAAGAAGTGAGTGAGAAACCATAGGAAACAGGAGAAAGTATAATAAAAATTAGTCGAAACAAACAGCGTCACTCCTAAGATTCCTTTCAAACTGCGTCATGCATAATGATGAATGATAAAAATAAGTGAGTGACAAACCGCGTCACTCCTAATAATCTTTTCAAACTTTTCTGGAGCTGCCCCACGTTTTCCAGTCACAAAATCAGCCTCATCATCTGACTCATCAATATTGTAAATTGGTCTTCGGTCTGACCTAACGCGAAGCCTCTCCACCAAGCTACTCATATTCTGCAAGAAGGGAATGGGGAGATAAACTGAGTCAGCAACTGGATCATACATGAGAAACTGGGAAAGAAGTTCTTACCAACTAATTTAAGTAATTCTACCTTAAATGGTCCAACCACTGTGATATCTACATATTAAACACAGTAGTCTTCTGTTTAGAATTAATTGGAAATATTTCTTTATAACACAGGAAAACCCATCTATCTAACAATATTTTCCACTCTTGAAATCTCTACTcgtaaacatttttttttgtgaggtTCATATGCATCATATGCAATGCAAACATGATTATGCAAGCACAATCTGAATTAGCGGAAATAATTACTTAGTATTGCTAAAATGATCAACTAAATTTAGCAAGATGCTAttatttttaaccaaaatgttaatataataattCCCTAAACCGAACAAATGAAACGTTATACAGAAAACCAATTAAATACAAGACCTAAATGGTAGGGAAAGAAAAATCCTTGTAATCCTACAATAAAGAAATTACCCCAACCCGCCTACCTACAATACAAAAGCAGTTCTTTGGAACAATAATGGGATCATTTAATGGTAAGCCataaatgatgaaagaaaaagtGCAAGTGCACGTGTATACGTAGATGGATTGTACAAAAATACATACAACTACACACTCACGCACATGCACAAGCACATCCACATGCATAGAACATCGTAATCAAGGAATCAAGAACGTTCAAGCAATCCATATATGCTAGGAACAAACTCGTAAGAATTCCTCATTTATGAAAACTGTCAATTTTCTTATACGAACCAACATAAAAACCATTTTGCATTATCAACATTACATAGTTCACAACACGTCAGGTGGATTACCCAAGAATAAAGAAACTCATGCAAGAAATAAAACTTAAGAGCTGAAACTTCAAGTAACCAACTCCACAATGAATTGAATACACCAAACAGCAGTACGACATATAAAGTGATACCGAAAGGCCAAGTACTGAAAATGCACACATGAGATTCTCATTGAGAAagcaatttaatgaaaaaatacCCTCCGTGTGTCAAAACAGCAAACAACCCTACAAGTCCAAATTCACAAACCACATGAGGGTTTCTTGGAcagaaaaaattcaaaattcctCATGACCACTTCTTGGTCACTTAGTGGAGTGatatatttaaaacaaaatttaaatcacattGGACAaacagataaataaaaaataaaaaaataaaaaagagaaccCTAAAAGACCAAAATTCACAACCCATTTGAAGGGTTCCTAGTGCAAAGAATAATTAGAATTTCCCACCACTTCTCGGTCACTCAGTGGAGTGATGTGTTTTCGAcaaagataaaaacaaaaaacccattTGTAAAAACAGCAAACCAAACCTAACAGGGTAAAATTCACAACTCATCTGAAGGGTTTCTTGtgcagaaaaattaaaattttcccaCCAATTCTGGTCACCCAGTGAAGTTATATGTTTAAGCTAAACCCACTACGAAAAGCACAGAACCTGTTGGTAAAAACAGCAGAACAACCCTAGAATCCTGAAATTACAACACATCTGAAGGGTTTCCTGAACAGAAAAAATCAGAATTTTCCCACCATTTCTTAGTTACAACTTAGTTAACTGATTGGTGTCTGATTGATGAACGCAAAGTGAAAACACACACAAAACCCTCTTagcaaaaacagaaaaagaaccCTAGAAAGCTCAAAATTCTTTGAAGGGTTTGGACATCAAAATTCAGTAAAATTCACAAACCATCTCTTTGCACTTAGTGAAGTGATATGTGAGTGTTTAATTAAGAATATATTAGCGTAATTAAAATGTGTTTAGAGAAGAGAGGGCGTTACCGGAGCTCAGTGGATCTGGGGGACCAAGTATTTCGAAGGTGTGCCGGAAGCCCCCTGAATCCAAAACGCCCGAGTTTGGAGCGGGTTAGAGAAAGATGAAAcgaaatacaataaaataaaaaataaatggaaaataaaaaagaaaagcagCGGTGagtagagagggagagaaagatggGAAATGATTTTCTTACCCCTCGGACACTGTAGAGGATTTTCGGCGTGGAAACTCTGTTTACTTGGGGGGTCTTTATAAAGCTCTAATTTTGGGTTGCATGGAAATATTAAGGTTGTCGAAGGATCGTACGGTCTTTTCACGTTACATATTATGGGTGAGGTTTcgaaatttgttttatttcggGGACTTGAATATAATTTGGTTGAAGCTCGGGGACGTGGATTATTATTTCATTATAATCTTAGTAAATGTATTTTCAACACCATTAGAGGGTgtattttgtaattatattgCAAGTGTAGTTCTCTCTTTGTTAATGATTGTAGCTAGGTTTTCTTATTGTTTAATTTCTTGGTCATGAAGTATTATAGGTTTTGTTGCAATTTGAGCGCCAAATGGTGTACGTACAAACCAATATATCtgattgaattgaaaaatgaaaagatttAATGCGGTTTTATCTTATTTTAGTAATGAATGTTGTAGTTGTTACGTGATAGTATACAAGTTAATGATCAGGGAATCATAAGATAATTTTGTATGTTCTATTTAATCGAAGCGCTATGTTGTTTATATCATTAACTTTACCTTTTCAGTATGACGGCGTTGATTTCCAGATAATAGATATTATAAGATGCAACAATCACTCATTAATGTTTCACTTTCAAAAACACGTGATTTAGATACAGTGTGTATCAAACATGATACTAGTGGCATCGACAAAACACAATTGACACGTATTGAACGAATAAAGCTCATGTCAGTGATGACCGTTTTCAAAAAATATCTCAACAAAGCACATTTGACACATCTAAGTTGAGGTTAGAAGTTAAGAATTATTTGAAATGATTTGACAACTAAGTATTGTTACACCGATATCATGTCGTTATCAAGTTTGCTTATCCAACTGGAAAGTTAAATCGTTACTACTTCTAATTGGTGAAATCAATGTATCATTGTCAACAAAATTTGAAGAATCTATGTAAATGTGGTGAGTAATAGAA of the Pyrus communis chromosome 1, drPyrComm1.1, whole genome shotgun sequence genome contains:
- the LOC137733852 gene encoding CHD3-type chromatin-remodeling factor PICKLE-like, with product MSSLVERLRVRSDRRPIYNIDESDDEADFVTGKRGAAPEKFEKIIRSDAKENSCQACGGTGNLLGCETCSYAYHSKCLLPPLRSPPPGNWRCPECVSPLNDIDKILDCEMRPTVAGDSDASTLGSKQIFVKQYLVKWKGLSYLHCTWVPEKEFVKAFKAHPRLKTKVNNFHRQMESSNNSEDDFVAIRPEWTTVDRILACREDDEKEYLVKWKELPYDECYWESESDIAAFQPEIGRFNRIQSRSHKVLSSKQKSSLRDAMESKNKQKEFQQYEGSPDFLSGGTLHPYQLEGLNFLRFSWSKQTHVILADEMGLGKTIQSIAFLASLFEEKVSPHLVVAPLSTLRNWEREFATWAPQMNVVMYVGSSQARAVIREYEFYFPKNHKKMKKKKSGQIVSESKQDRIKFDVLLTSYEMINLDSTSLKPIKWECMIVDEGHRLKNKDSKLFSSLQQYSTNHRVLLTGTPLQNNLDELFMLMHFLDAGKFGSLEEFQEEFKDINQEEQISRLHRMLAPHLLRRVKKDVMKELPPKKELILRVDLSSKQKEYYKAILTRNYQILTRRGGAQISLINVVMELRKLCCHPFMLEGVEPVIADPNEAFKQLLETSGKLQLLDKMMVKLREQGHRVLIYSQFQHMLDLLEDYCTFKKWQYERIDGKVGGAERQIRIDRFNAKSSSRFCFLLSTRAGGLGINLATADTVIIYDSDWNPHADLQAMARAHRLGQTNKVMIYRLVTRGSIEERMMEMTKKKMVLEHLVVGRLKKQEINQEELDDIIRYGSKELFADENDEAGKSRQIHYDDAAIDRLLDRDQAGDDEALLDDEDEDGFLKAFKVANFEYIDEAETVAEEEPQKAAMDSRPIASSSERTNYWEELLKDKYEMHKVEEFNALGKGKRSRKQMVSVDDDDLAGLEDVSSDGEDDNYEAEVMDGETSSSGTASGGKRPPNRKRSRVESTEPPPLMEGEGRSFKVLGFNQSQRALFVQIMMRFGVGDYDWKEFTARMKKTFEEIDRYAKLFLEHIAEGDNDSPTFADGVPKDGLRIGDVLVRLATLMLVKKRVEAALRNPGAPLFSEDTFLFHPGLKGGKYWKEEHDLTLLRAVIKHGYGRWQAIVDDKDLRLQEVICQELNLPFINLPFHGQVNTQAQNGEKTTNGEGPNIHASENGSGSDIGANVAQGNSHGANQPLLYQNTSVLYQYRDMQRRQVEYIKKRVLLLEKGNVSEYIAEEYGEATVVGTEELESEPNTTILPSPHSVETNGHMADQLPRIVDITPEEVAAAACDNDPDRLKLPRLYNEMCKLVDRNAHTSCPTALGTICEEINMTLSSAPHNPPPASHILNLGKQSEAESSSSVLLKPPSPQSDGNHAVVADTAEAKATIMELDPEPMDGMICDDVGKQEQEEVDSKGKGVVVLDD